GAGAAAGAAGAGAATTAACTATTCAATTCTTACTGGTTACTACTGTAGGATAATTGACAATAGGGAATTTTGTATACCTGAGTTCAAGAATAAGTGATTTGTAAAGAAACCTAAATATCCCGTTTCCTGCGCGAGTACTGAGCAGCAAGGCTCTGTTTCACGATTTTGTGTTTCGTGCGTGAACAGACGCTTGTTCTGTTTCTTTGTATAAACCCTTTTTTAATACTTTTGCCTTCCACGGCCCTTTATGGGCCAAGGCCTTTCACGTGCTCTCTTTtcttgtttccttttttttttttatactatTGTTTAATTATACCTACTTTTAAtagttaataatattaaaattattaatgtTTTCCCTAATTGTATATCCAATTATTTACAAATAGAGAAGTAACTCAAAAATCAATCACAAGGGTTTAAATCcgtaatagaagtataatttaagataaaaataatttaaattatatatttagcgAGTTTTGAAACTTCTACAGATTTGAGGAGTGTTACAATCTTCTCTCTTtaaaaacattcgtcctcgaaggTTGCTAAGGCCTTATTCTTAAGCTAATAatcattcctcaaatccttgaaCTTTTTAAGGTTTCTTAGCACTACTCactttcccaagggactcaaaattttggctaactccctaaatttttaaaaatttcggcAAAGTCTCCCCTGTAAATTGGACTATCCAAAAATATCCCAGTCACCAATACCACAActacaccaacaacaacaaaatatacCATAACAAGCCATTCGTAGGCACCATACACAACTCATAAACTAATTACTCACACTCCGGCAAGGAGGTACCACAATAACCAACCAAAATCTAAAGCACCACACTTCAGCAAAAAGTAAATAACTTTAATGAATTAAATATACTCTGGCATGGCACTAAATTATTAAATAACTAAATATACTCTGATAGAAACTAAATTACTCAACAACTAAGTGTAATCTAGCAATGACATAAACACATGCTAACttgtatttaataaataaaatatatatgccAAGCCAAACTTAGGTTCACATACctttttcctcaaataaatatggaTATTTCTTCCTCATATCTTCCTCGACATCCCACGTAGCCTCTTTTGAATCATGATTACTCCACAAAACTTTTTTCGATGCTATATCTTTTGTTCTCaactttcttacttgcctatcgagaatttctataggtacctcttcataagtcaagccTTCTTTAATTTCTATGGTATCGGTAGGTATTATATGCGACTCATCATGAATGTACTTtctaagcatagacacatgaaaaacaGGATGAACAGAGGACAACTCAACGGGCAACGCTAGCTCATAAGCCACGTTTCCCTTCTTTTCTATAATCTCATAAGGTCCAATAAATCTAGGACTAAGTTTCCCCTTCCTACCAAACCTCATAACTCCTTTCATTGGTGAAACTTTCAAAAACACCTTGTCACTAACCATGAAATCTAAGTCACGATGCCTCTTATcagaataggacttttgacgatTCTGAGCCGCTTTCAGTCTTTCTCTAATTAGATGGACTTTCTCTAAGGCCTCACAAACAAACTCTGGACCAATCAATGGAACCTCtgctggttcaaaccaacccaccggagacctacATCTTCGCCCATACAACGCTTCATAAGGAGCCATACCAATGCTGGCctgatagctgttattgtaagcaaattctataagtggtaaatgatcatcccaattacctccaaaatctataacacatgccCGCAGCATATCTTCGAGTGTCTGAATGGTCCTTTCTGGCTggccatcggtctgtggatggaaagcggtGCTCAAATTGACCTTGGTACCTAATCTTTTCTGAAATACCTTCCAAAAATGCACCGTGAACTGAGGGCCTATGTCAGATATGATTGAAACTGGAGTACCATGCAATCGGACTATTTCTTTGACGTACAACTGTGCATACTGCTATGCGAAATCTGTCATCTTTACTGGTAGGAAATGCGCGGACTTTGTCAGTCGGTCTACAATAACCCAAATTGAATCATGCTTACGGTATGTGCGAGGTAGACCTACtacgaaatccatattaatcatctcccatttccactatggtatttctatatcttgagctaggccaccaggcctctgatgctcggctTTGACTTACTGGCAATTCAAACATTTAGCCACATGATCTGCTACTTGCTTCTTCATGCCTTTCCACCAATACAACCCTTTCAAGTCCAGATACATTTTGGTAGCACCTGGGTGGATAAAGTACCTCGAGCTGTGAGCTTCTTCTATTATGGACTTTCTAAGACCATCTACATCAGGCACACATAACCGATCATTCAACTTTAAAACTCCGTCACTTCCTAGAGTGAAAACAGTGATTTCTTTGTTTCTGACTCCTTCTTTTAACTTCACTAAGTACGGATCTTTGTCTTGCTTAGCCTTAATATGCGCAACAAGGGAGGATTGCGCTAAGGCATAAGCAGTTATACCTCCTTCTTTGGTCTCATCCAATCTAATCCCATCATTTGCTAGTTTTTGAATTTCTCGACCCAAAGATCGCCTTTGTACTGCAAGATGGGCCAAGACACCCATTGACTTCCTACTAAGtgcatctgctaccacattagctttgcccgggtgataaaggatattgatgtcataatctttcaatagctcgagccaccttctttgtctcaaatttaattctttttgcTTGAAAATGTACTGGAGGCTTTTGTGATCTGTAAACACTTCAGAATGCTCGCCATAAAggtagtgtcgccatatctttAATGCAAACACCACTGATGCAAGTTCCAAGTCGTGAGTGGGGTAGTTCTTTTTATGATTCTTTAACTGCCTGGAAGCATAATCAATAACTTTTCTATCTTGCATAAGAACACAACCAAGACCCACtctagaggcatcacaatacactgtgaatCCACCTGAACCTGTCGGCAAGGTTAACACAGGTGCAgtggtcaacctcttctttaactcttgaaaactctgctcacaagcgtctgaccactggaacttaactgctttctgagtcaacttagttaaTGGAGCTGCAAGTgaggaaaatccctctacaaaccttctatagtatccagctaaccccaagaaactcctgatttcGGTTGGCGTTGTCGGCCTAGGCCAGTTCTTGACTGCTTCTGTCTTCTGAGGATCTACTTTTATGCCTTCACTAGATACCACATGGCCTAAGAATGCCACGGActgcaaccagaactcacattttgaaaacttggcataaagctcatTCTCCTTCAAGGTCTGCAAGGCTATCCTGAGGTGTTCGGTATGTTCATCCTTGCTCTTAgagtataccaaaatatcatctataaacacgataataaaggtatcaaggaatggcttgaaaactcTGTTCATGAGATCCATGAATGCAGCTGAAGCATTTGTCAACTcgaaggacattactagaaattcataGTGCTTGTAGCGAGTTCTAAAGGTTGTTTTAGATATATCCTCTTCTCTGATTCtcaactggtggtaccccgacctcaagtctatctttgaaaagtactttgcaccctgaagttgatcaaataaatcatcaattcttggaagtgggtacttattcttaatggaaactttattcaactgccgatagtcaacGCACATTTTGagagacccatctttcttcttgacaAACAGGACCGGGGCACCCCACGGTGAAACACTCAGCCTGATGAAGCCCTTGTCAAGAAGGTCTTTCAACTGTTCTCTCAACTCATTAAGTTCTGCTGGAGCCATCCTATAAGGAGGTATAGATATGGGTTGAGTGTCTGGCATGAGATCGATGCCAAAGTCTATGATTCTTTCAGGAGGAAGTCCGGGAAGGTCATCTGGGAAAACTTCTGGAAATTATCTAACAACTGGCACAGAGTGAAGAGCTGGTGATTCTGATTCTGGATTAATGATGTGAGCCAAATAGGCGAGACACCCCTTACCGATCATTCGTtgtgccttaaggtaagaaataaacttacctacCAGCGGTGCTGAACTACCCTTCCACTCTAAGACTTCTTCATTTGGAAACTGGAACCTGATTATCTTGGCACGACAATCTAACATGGCATAACaagaagacaaccaatccatatccatgatcacatcgaaatccaccatttcTAACTCTATGAGATTGGCCTCGGTGTTGCGACCTTGGACTGAAACTATACAACCTCTATAGAATCTTGTGACTTTCAATGACtcgccaactggagtagatactagGAATGGCTCActaagttgttccggttctagcTCGAGGTTAATTGCAAAGTATGGAGTCACATATGAAAATGTTAAACCTGGATCCATTATGGCATAAACGTTATGTGAGCAGACTAGAAGTATAGCTGTAATAACTTCTGCAGATGCCTCTGCACTCTGACGATCAAGTGTAGCAAACAAACGGGGTTGTCCCCCTCCTTGAGTAACTCGATCTGCACCTCTGCCTGCTCCATGCCCTGCCTAATTATAAGAACCACGAGCTTGTGGTGGTGCAACTGTAGTAGCTGAGGAACTAGAAGGACGAGTTGATCCACCACTAAAATTACGTCGTAACTTTGGGTAGTTGGCCTTTATATGACCAATGTCTCCGCAATGATAGCAACCATGAAACCCAAGCTTGCACTGACCTGAATGTTGATGCTTACATGTTCCACAAAGACCTTGTTGTTGTGAATGTTGCTCAGCATGACTCTGGCTATGTGAGGATGTTGTCCTAAAATTCTGATTCTGGCGAGACTGATTTTCATAACTCTGAGTACGTCTGAAGGAAGACCCACCACCTGACTGATGACTGGACTGAGTTGGTGCTAATGACTCCTTATTAGAGGAACCCCTTCCACCTCCGCTGGATGTACCATTAAACCTGCCCGTTGTCCGGGCTTTCTTGTTttgctctttttcttctctcctttGTTGTCTGTCTTTTTCTAAGTGCTTGGCGAATCCCACAACAGAGGAGAAAGCTGTCATTCCTACCGCTGCAGCTAATGTTGTATCCTTAATGTGGTAAGCCAAACCGCCAACAAACCTGCGAATCTTTGCTTTTTCTGTCTTAACCATGTGAGGAGAATGCTTAGCCAACCTTATGAATTCCATGTAGTACTCTTGCACACTTTTATTCCCTTGATTGAGTTGTTCGAACTCTGTAGCCTTAGCTTCCCTATCCTCTTCTGGGATAAAGTTAACCATGAAGGTCTCTTCAAATTCTTCCCAAGTAGGCGGGCCATCATCTTCATCTCTTTCCttttcccacatctcaaaccaagctcCAGCCACATCTCTAAGCTGGTAAGTAGCCAGCTCCACAGCTTCATCATCAAATGCCTTCATCGCTCGGAGGGCTTTCTTGACACCCTCCAGCTACAACATTGGATCTTCATCAGCTATAGAACCATGGAACAATGGAGGACTCAACTTTAAAAATTCATTCACTCTTGAGGACTCAGGATTGTTCGGTCTATTTGATTGAGGTGGAATCTCATCTCTTCTCTCGTTCTGGTTGgccatgaaggctttaaacatctcCATAGCACTGTTGACAGCATTAAACATCTGACCCACCTCTGGAGATATAGTTGTCTGAGCTGGAGCTGCTGTTGGGGGCGGCACTGGATCCTGAGATACTGGATCATCATGCTCCACCCCTTCTTCATGTTCAACCCGGGGTACTTGAACCCCCTTTGTGGATTTACCCTTTCTTTTCTGAGTTGAAGCCTTCTTAGTTCTACCTTGAGCCAAAATAGTAGCAATAGTTTCTTGAGCAGCATCCTGAGTGTCAGTGTCAGAGTTGTGAGTACGAGCCATTTCTGCGAGTTTTGGAGAAACGAATACATTAGATAATTTCTTAGAGGTAGGCTCTACTACACGATCTAAagtatgaaaaaaaaaagagacttTTCCTAAATGcttgtagcctcctgtttataagtatgGCGCGCttcatacccataaacaagactctactaacacGGCTTCATAGACCCCTTGGACTCCATAAACcggaggctctgataccaagtttgtcacgacccattttctgaacaagTCGTGACCGGCACCCGATCACTAAACATGACTGAGCGAACCATATGTGCTTACCAAatctattataacttcaaactttatatgcaacaaggcaatactttaaccaaatacttttgattaatttaaatatttaaaataaatcaaCTCCAAAACTTTATTCGTAGTAACTACTGAAATACTACTAAATTATTATCAAAAATATCTTAATCTTAACCCACcgactgtgtctatgaagcctctactaATAAACTGACGCACTGCTCAGGACATGAGATTTCCTGGCCAGTTCTCTAAGTGAACaaagaaatagctaaataaaGATGACACTAAGGAGTACTCCACGAACAACagcggagctcaccaatagcactggAAGTGACGGAAGTCCTAACCGGTagcctgctcgcctgcaaaaccggttcctacgttgtaccgcagaccaacgtaggttcccaaaagagaatgtcagtaccatccattgtactcagtgagtctcaacgACAGGGACGAAACTTTAATAACATATATATTATAAgcaaagattctaaatgcatgTAAAACATAGAGCTTataagaacaattctaaaatagttgcataatagcagtttatgaatactctaaaagaaattctttcttttttttcttttaaaaaaaaatccatCACTTTATACTTTgggagttccaactatcctgacCTATTTCTGTCTTAGTCACCGTGTGATTGGCAGGGGTTCGATCCCAACCAgatcgaataggcccaatccacgagGTGTCACTCGCTTCATAGTTCTCAGCGCTCATGTATCATACCTTAGCCTGGCTAAGTAAATTCTCAACAACGAGACCATCGgctcgtgtgctccctactttggcacaagtagtttcaggaagtcaacgccttggtcaggaccctcggcctggacgatgaccccttctcagaataaaggatactcccaaaaatcttttctttctaaaacttcttcttgtgacttttcaagtctaaatcttttctCGAACATCCTATACATACTCATGCTGGCATCCTTAAATGTAAAGCATGGTATAAGAATGAAATAAATATTCAAAAGTATATCTAAAGATTCATGCtccttcatgaattttcaacatgaaaatggcatataagaataacacaaaaatttgaaaatttatgcacatatatcataataaatcatctaaactttagctagaacaattctaagttaataagtactcactcgctccaattaagtacatataaactcttttaagcaattcatcaaacacattgTATGCGTAAttttgtgagttaaaccactttagtaaagggttatatcaactcacctcaaaacttCTCGAGCCAATACGTAGGCCCCAGTCCAATTGACACCAGTCAAACAATCGATTCTACAACAACCAgtgcattttaatcaattttaaagTTTCTCACCTAAACATGAAATTTACTGTTGATACAGAGAAGGAAGAGAATTAACTATTCAATTCTTACTGGTTACTACTGTAGGATAATTGACAATAGGAAATTTTGTATACCTGagttcaagaataaatgatttgTAAATAAACCTAAATATCCCGTTGCCTGCGCGAGTACTGAGCAGCAAGGCTCTATTTCACAATTTTGTGTTTCGTGCGTGAACAGACACTTGTTCTGTTTCTTTGTATAAACCCTTTTTTAATACTTTTGCCTTCCACGGCTCTTTATGGGCCAAGGCCTTTCACGTGCTCTCTTTTCTTGTTTcccttttgtttttttgttttttttgtttttttttcttttattttttactaGTGTTTAATTATACCTACTTTTAAtagttaataatattaaaattattaatattttacCTAATTGTATATCCAATTATTTACAAACAGAGAAGTAACTCAAAAATTAATCACAAGGGTTTAAATCCATAATAGAAGTATAATTtaagataaaaataatttaaattatatatttagcgAGTTTTGAAACTTCTACAGATTTGAGGAGTGTTACATTGATCTACAGTCCACTAATATCAAGACATATAAATTTGACCTATTTTAGGTTAGAAACATAACAAGAGAGAAAACATAAGGGGGCAACCATTTTTTGAAGCCTAGTGAGAGAAAAGAGTGTTCTTTTGCTCCAGAACATTTCTGCTCAGGCAGTCTGCTTCAATTAGCACTCTTTGACTCGTTAATCGTTGGATCATGCTCAAATTTTAACTGAGAGTTCTCAACATCTGGTTCTTGGAGTTTAACGATGGAGATTGGATTTGGAGGCCTGTAACGTTGATTTGGGAGGCGTGAATAGTAACTCATTTTTGTAGTGATTTCTCTCATTTGTGGTAAATTGGACTTGGATTTGGAGTTTAACGGTGGAGATTGGATTTGGAGGCCTGTAACTTGCTTTGTGGCTAATTTAGAGAACTTTTATAACTCTTGTTGATTGATTTAGTGGAGCTTTGAGGGCCTTTGGTCCCGTAATTTTTACTCTTCACATTGCAGAGGTTTTCACGTAAATATTGGTGTCTCGTGTGTTTGATTATTTTTACCTTGTCATATTTGTGGTGGTTGATACACTTGTTGTATGTATATATTTGTGCTTGAATTTGTTTGTCTTCTCTTGGTTCAAATAGATTGAAAAAGTTTGACTAGGGTATTATTTCGATGCTACCTCGTCGTGCACATTGCTTGTGCTTGTTATTTTCCAAATGTACTTTTGGGCCGTTTTAgcccaacaattggtatcagagccaataGTTTGGTTAGACGAATACGAAGATGGCGAAGTGATGGCGTATGTCCTGACTTAGTGCCTTTGCCCGTCTATGGGCCGGTTCACTACCTTTACCCATAGCTTCAAAGACGCATACACAACCTCTCCTTGGGTTTCGGTGACCGTAAATGCTCGGATCATGTGGGTGACACATAATTAATCTCTAAATTAGTCCATAAACGGTGATGAATCATGTGGAACTTAGTTCAAGGGGGAGATTGTTGGGAGTCTGTGAATAAAGTCCCACATGGaaagtagaaaagaaaaacaagctACTTATAAGAAGTTAGATACTTTTAATGGTGTAAGgcattttgggaaaaatcatgcGGGATTGGCCCAAAGCGGACGATATGTTAAAAGTAGAGGAATTTACATAGAATGCAATCTTTTTCAGACTTATTTAAATAACTTACCGCCACTTCTTGAAAATTACATATAATACaacttattttaaaatcatacctttttaattaaattatatttaattttttccccCTAATATCTCTCTCTTAAAACTCATTTGTTGAACCTTAAAAATAGAAAATACCAATTAAAGTATATCATTACATTAAATTTAAAATTACCATATTTTCTCTCTCATCAAAATAATATGTCACAAGTCTCTCTTGCGTTAAATTCTGAAACTTCTGCGCGTTTCTAATTGTTGGAATCATTCTTATCACCCAACTTGTCTTCTCCCCACAATATTATATATTGTTTGTAGGATATTGTATAATACTTATTTATTGTATACACTTTATTATAATATAAAGGTAGACTATATTAAAATTGTTCTATGTATTTTAGCAAAGTGTTAATTAATATTTGTATATTGTATAGTTATATATACTGTATATTATTGTGTACTATATATACTGTATACTATTATTATTCTtatatataatatacaatatatacatatagctatatatatatatatatatatatatatatatatatatatatatatatatatatatatatatataatgttttGTATATTGTATACTAGCATATAATATTTGTATTATTAAAACTGTATAGATGATGAAAGGATGACAGAATGGAGAAAAACTTTCATCCGAAATTATGCAACGTATTTTTATGGAGTTCCTATTTTTATGGAGGATGTAGTGTGTATGAGATAGTGTTATAATGGTAACCTAATATATTTATAGAAATAATCAATAGTTAATAAATTGAAGAATTATTATGAGCTAATTATGGGATATGTTTCAAAGTAGAATTCTCCTTTATTAGGAAAGTTACCTTTTTAGAGTATAAGTTTTATATATTTGTTGTAGAATATGTTATTCTATTACAAGTTGTAGATTATGGAATATTTTCAGAATTCATAGGTAATTATGATAACCTCCCTTAAAAGTATCTTAGATATTTTAACCCAACACACCATGCAATTCAATCGTGCAGTTATTCCGTAAGATGGAATGAATTAAATTTGCAAGCGCACCTAACATACTTTGAAAATATCAAGTTGATGAATTAGAATCTTGATGAAATCATTTAGTTGTCTATCATTATACACAATCTGATTTATATTATCCGAGTAACCAATTTGAATGTTGTTGAGTAAGTCTACATTTTGGAATCT
This region of Nicotiana tomentosiformis chromosome 4, ASM39032v3, whole genome shotgun sequence genomic DNA includes:
- the LOC138909505 gene encoding uncharacterized protein; translated protein: MKAFDDEAVELATYQLRDVAGAWFEMWEKERDEDDGPPTWEEFEETFMVNFIPEEDREAKATEFEQLNQGNKSVQEYYMEFIRLAKHSPHMVKTEKAKIRRFVGGLAYHIKDTTLAAAVGMTAFSSVVGFAKHLEKDRQQRREEKEQNKKARTTGRFNGTSSGGGRGSSNKESLAPTQSSHQSGGGSSFRRTQSYENQSRQNQNFRTTSSHSQSHAEQHSQQQGLCGTCKHQHSGQCKLGFHGCYHCGDIGHIKANYPKLRRNFSGGSTRPSSSSATTVAPPQARGSYN